From one Gallionella capsiferriformans ES-2 genomic stretch:
- a CDS encoding efflux RND transporter periplasmic adaptor subunit, with amino-acid sequence MTNAQQVKRNSWMLPTLAGLMLLAMTVWYFTRTAPPLVQLVKVTRGMVEASVSNTRAGTVKACHRAKLSAPSGGQIAHLLVKKGERVKAGQILLKLWNNDLEAQSGLAREQLVTSKMLSRQSCLQADLAEKEAERSRQLHTKGFISNEGLDQRVSAARVARAGCEAATSQIEQSQSRITAANAALDRMVLRAPFDGIVADISGELGEYATPSPPGIPTPPAIDLIDDRCLFVSAPIDEVDAARIKTGQLARITLDAIKGKSFAGRVKRIAPYVLELEKQARTVEVEVDFIEPPTTENLLTGYSADVEIVHSARQNVLRIPTQTLLEGNRVLLYRPDGVLEARTVTIGLANWEQSEITAGLNEGDQIVLTLDQAGVKAGAKVQTK; translated from the coding sequence ATGACCAATGCTCAGCAAGTGAAGCGAAACAGCTGGATGCTGCCAACGCTTGCCGGATTGATGTTGTTAGCGATGACCGTCTGGTACTTCACGCGCACCGCTCCGCCTCTCGTTCAGCTAGTCAAAGTTACCCGCGGTATGGTCGAGGCGAGCGTCAGCAATACGCGCGCAGGCACAGTAAAAGCCTGTCATCGTGCAAAACTCTCCGCGCCCTCGGGCGGTCAGATCGCACACCTGCTAGTGAAAAAAGGCGAACGGGTCAAGGCCGGTCAAATCCTGCTGAAACTCTGGAACAACGACCTAGAGGCGCAGTCAGGCCTCGCGCGTGAACAGCTCGTCACCTCAAAAATGCTGTCCAGACAATCCTGCCTGCAAGCTGACTTGGCTGAAAAGGAAGCCGAACGTTCGCGCCAGTTGCATACAAAAGGGTTCATCTCCAACGAGGGGCTGGATCAGCGAGTATCCGCCGCTCGCGTGGCCCGTGCCGGCTGCGAGGCCGCAACAAGCCAGATCGAACAGAGTCAATCCCGCATTACGGCGGCCAATGCCGCCCTTGACCGTATGGTATTGCGCGCGCCGTTTGACGGCATCGTTGCCGACATCAGCGGTGAGTTGGGCGAATACGCAACGCCCTCGCCGCCCGGCATACCAACCCCGCCCGCGATTGATTTGATCGATGACCGCTGCCTGTTCGTCAGCGCGCCAATCGACGAAGTGGATGCGGCCCGGATCAAGACAGGACAATTAGCCCGCATCACGCTCGATGCGATCAAGGGCAAGTCGTTCGCAGGCCGCGTTAAACGCATCGCCCCCTATGTGCTGGAGCTGGAAAAGCAGGCGCGCACCGTGGAAGTGGAGGTGGATTTTATTGAGCCGCCCACCACCGAAAACCTGCTGACAGGCTACAGCGCGGATGTCGAAATCGTGCACAGCGCACGTCAAAACGTGCTGCGCATCCCAACCCAAACGCTGCTCGAAGGCAATCGCGTGCTGCTCTACAGACCGGACGGCGTGCTCGAAGCTAGAACCGTGACAATCGGCCTTGCCAACTGGGAGCAGAGCGAAATCACTGCTGGACTTAATGAGGGCGATCAGATCGTCCTAACGCTCGATCAGGCAGGCGTTAAGGCGGGCGCAAAAGTACAAACAAAATGA
- a CDS encoding ABC transporter ATP-binding protein, translating to MIQLSEVSRSFSVGGQTVSALRNIDLSIAAGDYVSIMGPSGSGKSTLLNLLGLLDRPSSGTYKLDGGNVTALSDEQQARVRSEKIGFVFQSFHLVPRLSAAMNIELPLILAGIPVDERRRRVAQLLENYGLTERADHRPDQLSGGQRQRVAIARATSMHPSVLLADEPTGNLDQATGREVISLLEQLTEQQVTLILVTHDPVIGGRAKRQLHMVDGQIISQIES from the coding sequence ATGATACAGCTCAGCGAAGTCAGTCGCAGTTTCTCCGTTGGCGGGCAGACCGTCTCGGCACTGCGCAACATCGATTTATCGATCGCTGCAGGTGACTATGTTTCCATCATGGGCCCCTCGGGTTCGGGTAAATCCACCCTGCTCAATCTGCTCGGCCTGCTGGATCGGCCAAGTTCAGGCACCTATAAACTGGATGGCGGCAATGTCACGGCGCTCAGCGACGAGCAACAGGCTCGCGTGCGCAGCGAAAAAATCGGCTTCGTATTTCAATCCTTCCATCTGGTGCCACGCCTCTCCGCCGCAATGAACATCGAGCTGCCGCTGATTTTAGCCGGCATACCGGTCGATGAGCGACGCAGGCGCGTTGCGCAACTGCTGGAAAATTACGGCCTGACCGAACGTGCCGACCACCGACCCGACCAACTCTCGGGTGGACAGCGGCAGCGCGTGGCCATTGCACGGGCCACCAGCATGCACCCTTCCGTGCTGCTGGCCGACGAGCCTACAGGTAATCTTGATCAGGCCACGGGGCGCGAAGTCATCAGTTTGCTCGAGCAACTAACAGAACAGCAAGTCACCCTGATCCTCGTCACCCACGATCCGGTCATCGGCGGACGCGCAAAACGCCAACTGCACATGGTAGACGGGCAGATCATCAGCCAGATCGAATCATGA
- a CDS encoding ABC transporter permease yields MRHLDVVQFAAASLQGSKTRTLLMILAMSIGVAAVVVLTALGEGARRYVVNQFSSLGTNLVLVFPGRTETAGIGPGMLLGQIPRELSLDDALALLRSRAVSRIAPLTVGSSQISKDAKNREVIVLGSTADLLAVRHMTLGRGRFLPPGDIHASESVCVLGAKINSELFGKESGVGAWVRLGDRRFRVIGIMSSQGESMGFNTDEIVIVPVASAHMLFNTSGLFRILVEAKNRDSIEQARKDAETILFARHNGEKDVTVVTQDAVLATFDRILRALTLAVGGIASISLAVAGILIMNVMLIAVSQRVQEIGLLKALGCPAAKIRTLFFTEAVLLSGIGSIAGLVIGEAGVLVIARLYPSLPVAAPWWAVLAAVATSLGTGILFSVWPARRAAQLDPVTALAGR; encoded by the coding sequence ATGAGACACCTCGACGTCGTGCAGTTTGCAGCAGCGAGTTTGCAGGGCAGCAAAACAAGAACCCTGTTGATGATCCTCGCAATGTCGATCGGCGTTGCGGCCGTGGTGGTGCTCACCGCTTTAGGTGAAGGCGCGCGCCGCTATGTGGTCAATCAGTTCTCCTCTCTGGGCACTAATTTGGTTTTGGTGTTCCCCGGTCGCACCGAAACCGCCGGCATCGGCCCCGGCATGCTGCTGGGTCAGATCCCCCGCGAACTCTCGCTGGACGATGCCCTGGCGCTGCTCCGAAGCCGCGCGGTGAGCCGCATCGCCCCGCTGACGGTTGGCTCCTCGCAGATTTCAAAGGATGCGAAGAACCGCGAAGTGATCGTATTGGGTTCGACGGCCGATCTCCTGGCCGTGCGTCACATGACGCTGGGCCGCGGGCGTTTTCTGCCGCCGGGCGATATACATGCCAGCGAGTCGGTCTGCGTGCTGGGCGCAAAGATCAACAGCGAACTGTTCGGCAAGGAATCCGGCGTGGGGGCTTGGGTCCGGCTAGGCGACCGTCGTTTTCGGGTGATCGGCATCATGAGCAGCCAGGGCGAATCGATGGGGTTTAATACCGACGAAATCGTCATCGTGCCGGTTGCATCGGCCCATATGCTGTTCAATACCTCAGGACTGTTCCGCATTCTGGTCGAGGCCAAAAACCGTGACAGCATCGAACAGGCCAGGAAAGATGCCGAAACCATCCTGTTTGCCCGCCACAACGGCGAAAAAGATGTCACCGTCGTCACGCAAGATGCCGTACTGGCCACCTTCGATCGCATCCTGCGCGCACTGACGCTGGCGGTCGGCGGCATCGCCTCAATCAGTCTGGCGGTGGCAGGCATCCTGATCATGAACGTGATGCTGATCGCCGTCTCGCAACGGGTGCAGGAAATTGGTCTGCTCAAGGCGCTCGGCTGCCCGGCTGCCAAAATCCGCACCCTGTTCTTTACCGAAGCCGTCCTGCTCTCCGGCATCGGCAGCATCGCGGGTCTGGTGATAGGCGAAGCCGGCGTACTGGTCATCGCGCGCCTGTACCCGTCATTGCCGGTCGCAGCCCCCTGGTGGGCCGTTTTGGCTGCGGTCGCAACGTCGCTCGGCACCGGCATCCTGTTCAGCGTATGGCCTGCGCGCCGCGCTGCACAATTAGACCCCGTGACCGCCCTGGCAGGACGCTGA
- a CDS encoding ABC transporter permease, with translation MRLPDLIRLTTSSFLAYRMRSFLTALGIAIGITAVILLTSIGEGLHQFVLSEFSQFGTNLIAIQPGKTQTQGGNAGIFGSVRTISLEDAEALRHLPNVEYVNPSVTGNAELRANGKTRRTTVIGAGHNLPQVLSSRMQSGSFLPDDDPTQARAQVVLGAKVRQELFAGQNPLGSYLRIGGQRYRVIGVMEPKGQMLGFDMDDTVFIPAARALELFNRPGLMEIQLSYKASADLNSVTRAITARLKDRHGREDFTLIPQEKALEVLGSVLDVITFAVGALGGISLLVGGVGILTIMTMAVSERTAEIGLLRALGARENQVLTLFLGEAMLLSALGGLAGLALGVGIAQGLHLFIPALPVHTPWLFAVLAELSAVSIGLAAGVIPARRAARLDPVDALRTE, from the coding sequence ATGCGACTCCCCGACCTGATCCGCCTGACCACTTCAAGCTTTCTGGCCTACCGAATGCGCAGTTTCTTGACCGCGCTGGGCATCGCGATCGGCATCACGGCCGTCATCTTGCTCACCTCGATCGGCGAAGGCTTGCATCAGTTCGTCTTGTCCGAATTTTCCCAGTTCGGCACCAACCTGATCGCCATTCAGCCGGGTAAGACGCAGACGCAGGGCGGCAACGCGGGCATCTTCGGCTCGGTCAGAACGATTTCCCTCGAAGACGCTGAAGCATTGCGCCACTTACCCAATGTCGAATATGTCAATCCCAGTGTGACGGGCAATGCCGAACTGCGCGCCAATGGAAAAACGCGCCGCACTACCGTGATCGGTGCCGGACACAACCTGCCGCAGGTGCTCTCAAGCAGGATGCAAAGCGGCAGCTTTTTGCCCGACGATGATCCGACTCAAGCACGCGCGCAGGTGGTACTAGGCGCTAAAGTCCGTCAAGAATTATTTGCAGGACAAAATCCGCTCGGCAGCTATCTGCGCATCGGCGGCCAGCGCTACCGTGTCATCGGCGTCATGGAACCCAAGGGGCAGATGCTAGGCTTCGATATGGATGACACCGTGTTTATCCCGGCCGCCCGCGCGCTGGAACTGTTCAACCGGCCGGGGCTGATGGAAATTCAACTCAGCTACAAAGCCAGTGCGGATCTGAACAGCGTGACGCGCGCCATCACCGCGAGGCTTAAAGATCGTCACGGACGGGAAGACTTCACGCTGATTCCGCAGGAGAAAGCGCTTGAAGTGTTAGGTTCCGTGCTCGACGTGATCACCTTCGCGGTAGGTGCGTTAGGCGGCATTTCGCTCTTGGTCGGCGGCGTCGGGATTTTAACGATTATGACCATGGCGGTCAGTGAACGCACCGCAGAAATCGGCCTGTTGCGCGCATTGGGCGCACGCGAAAATCAGGTGCTGACGCTGTTTCTGGGCGAAGCGATGTTGCTATCTGCCTTAGGGGGGCTAGCTGGACTGGCGCTCGGCGTCGGGATCGCTCAGGGGTTGCACCTGTTCATCCCGGCCCTGCCTGTGCACACGCCCTGGCTGTTCGCCGTGCTGGCAGAACTCTCGGCGGTTAGCATCGGTCTGGCGGCCGGCGTCATCCCCGCCCGTCGCGCCGCGAGATTAGATCCGGTAGACGCACTCAGAACAGAATAA
- a CDS encoding CobD/CbiB family protein — translation MSLFSLIVALLFEQLKPLHTRQHLSGWLSGYLEYFQQHFNSGEYSHGKAAWWLAILPILFAATAVFWGLSYLHPILALLFNILALYLSFGFGRFSHGFTDIQQALQSGKLVEARAMLSALCGKPVDELNAEQVACVTIETSLLAALQHLFGVIVWFVIFSLSGAGGAAGALLYCAVRTLRTHWADELNEDESKFCDYACQMSVRIEWLPVRLTAATFAIVGNFEDTVYCWRSQAASWPDSETGILLASAAGASGVRLGLPVMQAGQRIERAELGVGEQTGSAALQSTIRLVWRSVLFMMLMLFMLTLASLLR, via the coding sequence ATGAGCCTGTTTTCGTTGATCGTCGCGCTGTTGTTCGAACAGCTCAAGCCGCTGCATACCCGCCAGCACCTGAGTGGCTGGCTGTCAGGGTATCTTGAGTATTTTCAGCAGCACTTTAATTCAGGTGAGTACAGTCACGGCAAGGCCGCCTGGTGGCTGGCGATTTTGCCCATTCTCTTCGCCGCAACAGCCGTGTTCTGGGGGCTGTCTTACCTGCACCCGATACTCGCGCTGCTGTTTAATATACTGGCGCTGTATCTAAGTTTTGGCTTTGGCCGGTTTAGCCATGGATTCACCGATATTCAGCAGGCGTTGCAGAGCGGCAAGCTGGTTGAGGCGCGCGCAATGCTTTCGGCTTTATGCGGCAAGCCGGTGGATGAGCTCAATGCCGAGCAAGTTGCTTGCGTGACGATTGAAACGTCACTGCTTGCCGCGTTGCAGCATCTGTTTGGTGTGATCGTCTGGTTCGTCATTTTCAGCCTGTCCGGTGCGGGAGGGGCGGCGGGAGCCTTGTTGTATTGTGCTGTGCGTACCTTGCGCACGCACTGGGCAGATGAGCTAAACGAGGATGAGTCGAAATTCTGTGATTACGCCTGCCAGATGTCTGTGCGTATCGAATGGTTGCCTGTCCGGCTGACGGCGGCGACTTTTGCTATTGTCGGAAACTTCGAAGATACCGTGTATTGCTGGCGCTCTCAGGCTGCGAGTTGGCCTGACAGCGAAACGGGGATATTGCTGGCCAGTGCCGCAGGTGCATCCGGCGTGCGTCTTGGCTTGCCTGTGATGCAAGCGGGACAGCGTATTGAACGCGCTGAACTGGGTGTCGGAGAGCAAACGGGTAGCGCGGCGCTGCAGAGTACCATCCGCTTGGTGTGGCGTTCGGTCCTGTTCATGATGCTGATGCTGTTTATGCTGACGCTGGCGAGTCTGCTGCGCTAA